A single genomic interval of Alligator mississippiensis isolate rAllMis1 chromosome 15, rAllMis1, whole genome shotgun sequence harbors:
- the POLR1G gene encoding DNA-directed RNA polymerase I subunit RPA34, which produces MEPRGRAGALPRFQCPPDFSASPCMPEPPLTKEALQGPSKELWLIRAPADFTPDSLDGCTVVLAGAQTLRRKLDGARRLYGIHGTQGELGSTCLLAPSAHSGQLCCAPPFCGTLSIYEKFGDPSSGGPPLAVPSRPAPQVPAGLKQRFLPFGGSPKGQCPVRATGADAEPELGSARKRKKRRRVTEELAGNLALLDTQQETPEELGPWGGGCASPKPPTQEQGPVQEPSPSHKRKRKHKRAHGVPQDDAP; this is translated from the exons ATGGAGCCGCGGGGGCGCGCCGGCG CCCTGCCCCGGTTCCAGTGCCCCCCCGACTTCTCCGCCAGCCCCTGCATGCCCGAGCCCCCCCTCACGAAGGAGGCGCTGCAAGGCCCTTCCAAGGAACTGTGGCTGATCCGGGCCCCGGCAGACTTCACCCCTGACAG CCTGGACGGCTGCACCGTGGTCCTGGCTGGGGCCCAGACGCTGAGGCGGAAGCTGGATGGGGCCCGGCGGCTCTATGGCATCCATGGCAcgcagggggagctgggcagcacctgcctgctggcgCCCTCTGCCCACTCTGGCCAGCTCTGCTGCGCCCCCCCCTTCTGCGGCACCCTCAGCATCTACGAGAAGTTCGGGGACCCCAGCAGCGGGGGCCCCCCCTTGGCTGTGCCCTCCCGGCCAGCCCCCCAGGTCCCTGCCGGGCTGAAGCAGCGGTTCCTGCCCTTCGGGGGCAGCCCAAAGGGACAGTGCCCTGTGAGGGCTACAGGAGCAGATGCGGAGccagagctgggctcagccaggaagaggaagaagaggcgGCGGGTGacagaggagctggcaggcaaCCTTGCACTGCTGGACACGCAGCAGGAGACGCCTgaggagctggggccctggggagggggctgtgccagccccAAACCACCCACCCAGGAGCAGGGGCCTGTGCAGGAGCCGAGCCCCAGCCacaagaggaagaggaagcacaAGCGGGCACACGGGGTGCCACAGGATGATGCACCTTGA
- the ERCC1 gene encoding DNA excision repair protein ERCC-1 has translation MEPGQAPGGRRKFAVPTPSEEPEAPLVRPFFKSFAAAPPPAEPGAPSPPGPSSYADYVVKQAATARAAPATALASKQGAAPEPPSPAATHSTEGCEGGPGPGHVAPSPTVKPGVRSSSIIVRPCQRGNPVLKFVRNVPWEFGDVVPDYVLGQSTCALFLSLRYHNLKPDYIHERLRCLGRTFALQILLLQVDVKDPHKALKELAKICILADCTLVLAWSPEEAGRYLETYKAYEQKPPDLLMEKVDQDFLSQMTNCLTSVKSVNKTNTLSLLSAFGSLASITQASREDLSLCPGIGPQKAKRLFDVLHEPFLKVPRQAEPSLPRGLDKE, from the exons ATGGAGCCGGGCCAGGCCCCGGGCGGCCGGAGGAAGTTTGCGGTGCCGACGCCGTCGGAGGAGCCCGAGGCGCCCCTG GTGAGACCCTTCTTTAAGTCCTTTGCAGCAGCTCCACCCCCCGCTGAGCCGGGGGCGCCCAGCCCGCCCGGGCCCTCATCCTACGCAGACTATGTGGTCAAGCAGGCGGCTACggccagggctgccccagccactgcCTTGGCATCCAAGCAAGGggctgccccagagcccccctcgCCCGCTGCCACCCACAGCACGGAGGGGTGCGAGGGCGGGCCTGGCCCCGGGCAcgtggccccaagccccacggTCAAGCCGGgagtcagaagcagcagcatcatCGTCAGGCCCTGCCAG CGGGGAAACCCTGTCCTGAAGTTCGTGCGCAACGTCCCCTGGGAGTTCGGCGACGTTGTCCCCGACTACGTGCTGGGCCAGAGCACGTGCGCGCTGTTCCTAAG cctgcggtACCACAACCTCAAACCGGACTACATCCATGAGCGGCTGCGGTGCCTGGGCCGGACCTTCGCCCTGCAaatcctgctgctccaggttgaTGTG AAAGACCCGCATAAAGCCCTAAAGGAGCTAGCCAAGATCTGCATCCTGGCAGACTGCACCCTCGTTCTGGCCTGGAG CCCTGAGGAGGCCGGGCGCTACCTGGAGACCTACAAGGCCTACGAGCAGAAGCCGCCTGACTTGCTGATGGAGAAGGTAGACCAGGACTTCCTCTCCCAG ATGACGAACTGTCTCACCAGCGTCAAGTCGGTGAACAAGACGAACACATTGAGCCTCCTCTCTGCTTTTggg TCCCTGGCCAGCATCACACAGGCGTCCCGGGAGGACCTGTCCCTGTGCCCAGGCATTGGGCCTCAGAAG GCCAAGAGGCTCTTTGACGTCCTCCACGAGCCCTTCCTGAAGGTGCCCCGGCAGGCAGAGCCCTCCCTGCCCAGGGGCCTGGACAAGGAGTGA
- the LOC102571334 gene encoding CLOCK-interacting pacemaker: MPAEKPPAADEPAQPRGRGARADGPGPEGRKGPPEKMGGGDSGRKPPRPPAPASESEKDSGFSDASSEYLSTLDQTDTEESAARRLPKPPRPRRAPGFSRPFPSLAPIYIVKNMILKQPLGGSPGPRLLAWSHPPLDAAQSQARLLFLPQSMPTAALKPLRPGRKPPAKDTYLPILKAYPKIAPHPDRGRESKAGPALAPAAATSSTSHSKTKCLCLEEASVPPVPDSSSQELAPSASSPPALPRDVVTSSTESAGSLAAVDPAEGRMLSRASKKLGPSLGKQRRFHNTVEILRRSGLLGITLRTKELLRQNSSTQREIAELQEHARLLCQAVQGNDAQAWARLQDAISLSPAYGAKWGRVGLSSPAALGPDSTAAPTDSHREPPPSSAPGLALAPDMVPAPLP, encoded by the exons ATGCCCGCCGAGAAGCCGCCGGCGGCAGACGAGCCGGCCCAGCCCAGGGGTCGGGGCGCCCGGGCGGACGGGCCCGGCCCCGAGGGGCGCAAGGGGCCGCCCGAGAAGATGGGAGGCGGCGACAGCGGGCGGAAGCCCCCGCGGCCCCCCGCGCCCGCCAGCGAGTCGGAGAAGGACTCGGGCTTCTCAG ATGCCAGCTCCGAGTACCTGAGTACCCTGGACCAGACCGACACGGAGGAGTCGGCTGCCCGGCGCCTGCCCAAGCCTCCACGGCCGCGCCGGGCCCCAGGCTTCAGCCGCCCCTTCCCTAGCCTGGCCCCCATCTACATCGTCAAGAACATGATCCTCAAGCAG CCGCTGGGAGGCTCGCCTGGCCCCCGGCTCCTGGCCTGGAGCCACCCCCCGCTGGATGCTGCGCAGAGCCAGGCCCggctcctcttcctcccacaGTCCATGCCCACAGCAGCTCTCAAGCCCCTGCGGCCCGGCCGGAAGCCACCAGCCAAGGACACCTACTTGCCCATCCTCAAAGCCTACCCCAAAATCGCCCCCCACCCGGACCGTGGCCGGGAGAGCAAGGCGGGGCCTGCGCTGGCACCTGCAGCAGcgaccagcagcaccagccacagCAAGACCAAGTGCTTGTGCCTGGAGGAGGCTTCGGTGCCACCCGtgcctgacagcagcagccaggagctggcaccCTCAGCCAGCAGCCCACCGGCGCTGCCCCGGGACGTGGTGACTTCCTCCACAGAGTCGGCGGGCAGCCTTGCTGCTGTGGACCCTGCTGAGGGGAGGATGCTGTCTCGTGCCTCCAAGAAACTGGGCCCGAGCCTGGGGAAGCAGCGGCGCTTCCACAACACGGTGGAGATCCTGCGGCGCTCGGGGCTGTTGGGCATCACGCTGCGGACCAAGGAGCTGCTGCGGCAGAACAGCAGCACGCAGCGGGAGATCGCAGAGCTGCAGGAGCATGCGCGCCTGCTGTGTCAGGCTGTGCAGGGCAATGACGCCCAGGCCTGGGCCCGGCTCCAGGACGCCATCAGCCTTTCGCCTGCCTATGGGGCCAAGTGGGGCCGTGTGGGGCTCAGCAGCCCCGCTGCACTAGGGCCTGACTCCACGGCTGCTCCCACAGACTCACACCGGGAGCCCccgcccagctcagccccaggcctggcGCTGGCCCCGGACATggtgcctgcacccctgccttAA